In the Deltaproteobacteria bacterium genome, CATTCTGGGTCACGCAGCGATCCGGCGCGCGATCACACCGATTGGCGTCGCCACCGGCGAGCATTGCCCGAACCGCGTGATGTTCAAACAGCTCCTGCAAGCGCACGCGATCGATTTCTGCCAATTCGACAACTGCCGCCTCGGCGGCCTCAGCGAAGTGATGGCCGTGTTGCTGCTCGCCGCCAAGTTCGGCGTGCCGGTCTGCCCGCACGCGGGCGGACTCGGCCTGTGCGAGTACGGCCAGCACGTCTCGCTGATCGACTACATTTGCGTGAGTGGAAGCTTGGAGAACCGCGCCATCGAGTTCGCCGATCACCTGCACGAACACTTCGTCGCGCCGGTGGTCGTGCGCAACGGGCGTTACCGGCCACCGACTGCGCCGGGCTTCAGCATCGAGATGCACGCGGCATCGCTGGCCGAGTTCGATTTTCCGGGTGGGGCGGCGTGGGGGTAGTGGAGCATCCGACCGATCGGACTGATCGGACCGATCAAATCAGCGCATACACCAGATCCATATCCGCCCACCACTCACCCGGCTTGGCGTCGAACACCGGCTCCTGGAACGTCTCCATCAGCGCTTGCCACTCGCGGATGCGCGGGTCGCTCTCCATGTAGCGGGCGAAGTCGCGCTCGGGATCGAAGTCATCGACCGTCTCCATCAGCATGAAGAGCCGCCGGCCGAGGCGCCAGATCAGCATGCGCTCGATGCCGATCGCGCGGAGTCCGCGTTCCACCTCGGGCCAAACGCTACGGTGATACTCGATGTAGCGGGCGATGATACTGGGATCGTCCTTCAAGTTGAGCGTGCGAGCGTAGCGTTTCATGGGTTCATGGTCCCTGGTTTGTGGTCTGTGGTTTGTGGTTTCCGCCCCAACCATGAACCAGAAACCACAAACCACAGACCTTGGTTAGACTAGCAGTACACCGCCGTCGATCGGATAGGCTTGGCCGGTGATGAACGACGCTTCGTCGGAGCACAGGTATAGCGCCAGCGCGGCAACTTCCTCCGGCGTGCCCATGCGACCGATCGGCTGATACTCGGATAGCTGGCGGAACATCTCCGCCTCGCGCCCGGGATAGGTGTCGCGCAGGTAGCCGTCGACGAACGGCGTGTGGACACGCGCGGGGCAGATGCAGTTACAGCGAATGCCCTGCTTGATATAGTCGACCGCGACCGAGCGGGTCATCGTCAGCACCGCCCCCTTGCTCATCGAATAGGCGAAGCGGTCGGGCAGCCCGATCAGCGAAGCAATCGACGCCAAATTCAAGATGACGCCGCCACCGCTGCGCAACATGCGCGTGACTCCGGCTTGCGAGCACAGAAATACGCCCTTGACGTTGACGGCGTAGATGCGATCGAAGTCCGCTTCAGTCGTGGTCGCCACCGTGCCGATGTGGGCGATGCCGGCGTTGTTGACCAAGATGTCGAGTCGACCGGCGGCGGCATCGATCTGGTCGAACGCCGCGATCACCGATGCCGCGCCGG is a window encoding:
- a CDS encoding L-rhamnose mutarotase, whose translation is MKRYARTLNLKDDPSIIARYIEYHRSVWPEVERGLRAIGIERMLIWRLGRRLFMLMETVDDFDPERDFARYMESDPRIREWQALMETFQEPVFDAKPGEWWADMDLVYALI
- a CDS encoding SDR family oxidoreductase yields the protein MFRLDSKIAVVTGAGSGIGRAIAITFAKQGARVFVLDREMSAAAATVEQIRAAGGAADVILCDVTGAASVIAAFDQIDAAAGRLDILVNNAGIAHIGTVATTTEADFDRIYAVNVKGVFLCSQAGVTRMLRSGGGVILNLASIASLIGLPDRFAYSMSKGAVLTMTRSVAVDYIKQGIRCNCICPARVHTPFVDGYLRDTYPGREAEMFRQLSEYQPIGRMGTPEEVAALALYLCSDEASFITGQAYPIDGGVLLV